A single genomic interval of Aedes aegypti strain LVP_AGWG chromosome 1, AaegL5.0 Primary Assembly, whole genome shotgun sequence harbors:
- the LOC5574974 gene encoding dnaJ homolog subfamily C member 16, which produces MNIFGPQWMQGWSRTLPLVMCGVVVLLLVAVGTQPSEAAQSGTDPYKILGITKHATLQDIRRAYKQLAKEWHPDKSDHPEAETKFVEIKQAYELLSDSERRKAYDLYGITNEDAHLYKERPDYSSYGRFPDPFEQFFGHNFNFHDQDISLFHRLSITSKYYETNIVPKSHHTPQILMFYSDWCFSCMKAANSFKKMIDTLEPFGVTFATINAGHENQLVRKVGVHSLPCVIMVLDGHNYVYKESVYNTQRVVEFIRQKLPYKLLLPVDDGSIDNFLQGWADNRVRALIMEPRSQPRLRYLITAFHFRERVAFGFVQLNSQKSQHIQERYKVHPSLDTLLIFNEDSTRPVASISMSDIPTPTLNNIISVNKYLALPRLSSQAMLEGVCPAEWNRPRKRLCVVLVTENTSTHDEARQAMRRIAMESNYSPERVRFAYIYQEKQTEFISALAEHSKLTETMLKVVIIWRKDAKHIKYEWVHEATMESLNRSVENETHELNYNNTKQKLDGAIQRLLRSSEALTYEAEVKDLLDEHAQGLVIRILNKVLLAFEYMTENLGQEHILPALSVVGTIAFILGAGYLMSYLVRVEEENIQKKQSKSPENKNGKVQNYVPELRLHELRAEKYNGLVRLLKPGCRTIVLLTDMQSRNKLIPAFHKAVWPYRKNKTLMFAHMLIEKGIGWYAELLRLSLSESREMKINPRNCIGTVIALNGHRKYFCMYHAKHPESNRGAKRMMKMTRQLSTMPSDPEAGAFLGMDSSDSETSTSDISEPKILLEENLLDGLPNWLDRLFEGTTHRYYINYWPDFTSK; this is translated from the exons ATGAACATTTTTGGCCCACAATGGATGCAGGGCTGGTCGAGGACGCTGCCCCTGGTGATGTGTGGCGTGGTGGTGCTGCTGCTGGTGGCTGTCGGAACACAACCATCGGAAGCAGCCCAATCAGGGACGGATCCGTACAAAATTCTTGGCATCACGAAGCATGCCACTCTGCAGGACATCCGTCGAGCGTACAAACAGCTGGCTAAGGAGTG GCACCCGGACAAGTCGGACCATCCCGAGGCGGAGACAAAATTCGTGGAGATAAAGCAGGCATACGAACTGCTGTCCGATTCGGAGCGACGGAAGGCTTACGATTTGTACGGAATAACGAACGAGGATGCCCATCTGTACAAGGAACGTCCTGATTACAGCAGCTATGGGCGATTCCCGGATCCGTTCGAGCAGTTCTTCGGGCACAATTTTAACTTCCACGATCAGGACATTAGTTTGTTCCACAGGCTGTCGATTACGTCGAAGTACTACGAGACGAATATAGTTCCGAAGAGTCACCACACTCCGCAGATATTGATGTTCTACTCGGATTGGTGCTTCTCCTGCATGAAGGCGGCCAATTCCTTTAAGAAGATGATCGATACGTTGGAACCGTTTGGGGTTACGTTTGCGACGATCAATGCCGGGCATGAGAATCAGCTGGTGCGGAAGGTTGGAGTACATTCGTTGCCTTGTGTGATCATGGTTCTGGACGGTCACAATTATGTCTACAAGGAGAGCGTTTATAACACTCAGCGGGTGGTGGAATTCATTCGACAGAAGCTACCTTACAAGCTGTTGCTCCCGGTTGACGATGGCTCGATCGATAACTTCCTGCAAGGGTGGGCTGATAATCGTGTCCGGGCGTTGATAATGGAACCACGATCGCAGCCACGACTCCGTTACTTGATCACGGCGTTCCATTTCCGGGAACGAGTGGCCTTCGGATTCGTACAGCTGAATTCCCAAAAATCACAGCACATCCAGGAACGATACAAGGTTCATCCTTCGCTGGACACGCTACTGATCTTCAATGAAGATTCCACCCGGCCTGTGGCGTCCATATCGATGTCGGACATTCCGACCCCGACCCTGAACAACATCATCTCCGTAAACAAATATCTGGCCCTTCCCCGTCTGTCCTCGCAGGCCATGCTGGAAGGTGTCTGTCCGGCGGAATGGAATCGCCCTCGGAAGCGGTTGTGCGTGGTTCTGGTCACGGAAAACACCTCCACCCATGACGAAGCCCGTCAAGCGATGCGTCGAATCGCCATGGAGTCGAACTATAGTCCGGAACGGGTCCGGTTCGCGTACATCTACCAGGAGAAACAGACCGAGTTCATAAGCGCCCTGGCCGAGCACAGCAAGCTGACGGAGACGATGCTCAAGGTGGTGATCATCTGGCGAAAGGACGCCAAGCACATCAAGTACGAGTGGGTCCACGAGGCCACTATGGAATCGTTGAACCGAAGCGTGGAGAATGAGACGCACGAGCTGAACTACAACAACACCAAGCAGAAGCTGGACGGGGCGATTCAGCGGCTGTTGCGGTCGTCCGAGGCGTTGACCTACGAGGCGGAAGTGAAG GATCTCCTAGACGAGCACGCCCAAGGCCTAGTGATCCGCATCCTGAACAAGGTCCTGCTGGCATTCGAATACATGACGGAAAACCTCGGCCAGGAACATATCCTGCCGGCTTTGTCCGTCGTGGGAACAATCGCCTTCATTTTAGGCGCCGGCTATTTAATGTCCTACCTGGTCCGGGTGGAAGAGGAGAACATCCAGAAGAAGCAGTCCAAATCTCCGGAGAATAAAAACG GAAAAGTTCAAAACTACGTTCCGGAGTTGCGTCTTCACGAACTTCGGGCGGAAAAGTACAACGGCCTGGTTCGGCTGTTAAAACCCGGCTGCCGGACGATCGTCCTGCTGACGGACATGCAATCTCGCAACAAACTGATTCCGGCCTTCCACAAAGCGGTGTGGCCTTACCGGAA gaacaaAACCCTCATGTTCGCCCACATGCTCATCGAGAAGGGCATCGGATGGTATGCGGAACTGCTGCGTCTGAGCCTATCGGAGTCACGGGAGATGAAGATCAACCCGAGGAATTGCATCGGGACGGTGATTGCGCTGAACGGGCATCGGAAGTACTTCTGTATGTACCACGCCAAACATCCGGAATCGAACCGGGGTGCCAAG CGCATGATGAAGATGACCCGGCAGCTAAGCACGATGCCCTCGGATCCCGAGGCCGGTGCCTTCCTGGGGATGGACAGCTCCGACTCGGAGACCAGCACGTCCGACATCTCCGAGCCAAAGATCCTGCTGGAGGAGAACCTGTTGGATGGGCTGCCCAACTGGTTGGATCGCCTCTTCGAGGGTACCACCCATCGGTACTACATCAACTATTGGCCTGATTTCACCTCGAAATAA